One part of the Solanum dulcamara chromosome 3, daSolDulc1.2, whole genome shotgun sequence genome encodes these proteins:
- the LOC129883143 gene encoding protein LIGHT-DEPENDENT SHORT HYPOCOTYLS 4-like, whose product MEHNQEVDSPNSVIIHHHHHHNHNNNTMTIASSNNNNNNYLASSSSNSPTTLSRYENQKRRDWNTFGQYLRNHRPPLSLTRCSGAHVLEFLRYLDQFGKTKVHTQLCPFFGHPNPPAPCPCPLRQAWGSLDALIGRLRAAYEENGGKPETNPFGARAVRLYLREVRDSQAKARGISYEKKKRKKPNPQQQSSSSLPPPTGNSS is encoded by the coding sequence ATGGAACATAACCAAGAAGTGGATTCTCCAAACTCGGTCATCATtcaccatcatcatcatcacaatcacaataacaATACGATGACGATAGcaagtagtaataataataataataattaccttGCTTCATCGTCATCGAATTCTCCAACAACCCTAAGTCGATACGAGAATCAAAAACGTCGAGATTGGAATACGTTCGGTCAGTACCTAAGAAACCATAGGCCACCACTCTCTCTTACTCGTTGTAGTGGGGCACACGTTCTTGAATTCCTTCGATACCTTGACCAGTTCGGAAAGACTAAGGTTCACACTCAACTATGTCCATTTTTCGGACATCCTAATCCGCCAGCTCCTTGCCCTTGTCCTTTACGCCAAGCTTGGGGCAGTCTCGATGCACTCATCGGACGGCTCCGAGCTGCTTATGAAGAAAACGGTGGAAAACCCGAAACTAACCCTTTCGGTGCAAGGGCCGTTAGGCTTTACCTTCGCGAAGTTCGTGATTCTCAAGCTAAAGCTAGgggtataagttatgaaaaaaAGAAACGCAAAAAACCGAATCCTCAACAACAATCGTCATCGTCGTTGCCACCACCAACAGGAAATTCAAGCTAA